A section of the Asticcacaulis sp. EMRT-3 genome encodes:
- a CDS encoding thioredoxin family protein — translation MVRSLIRICLTLAALIISLPSQSLAAVRSGHMTATLDAGSGLIAPGGDALIAVTQTPDPGWHTYWINPGETGFAADIDLTLPAGLKAGSTLWPTPRRLVYDGVVNYGFDQPVTAWVRVHNNSHLPARSVVPVAVHLESLVCQDTCEPVSFDLKTRLKIDPSAPAPAMPPSVPTAISAPASYALSGRTLRLGFSLPGDVALRNDFLHPQGAYVFSEDESLIAPAAAQTINAGPQGFTITLPSSASLLPDQATLVIAFPDGHAARLIAHKGSLPAGISVPTSQGRANAISTPMIWAVILAFLGGLVLNLMPCVFPILSMKLLALTRAGHHHALARREALIYGLGALLSFVGLSLMLDAARGLGEVVGWGFQLQSPFVTAALSLLMLLVGLNLSGLFEIGGSLQAAAGNQTLGRHPNLAAFMTGVLAVVVAAPCSAPFMATATGVALARGGWASIAIFTALGLGFAAPFVALTFGLTWMPSLAKRIPRPGPWMDRLRHLLAVPMYLAAVWMGWVFWQQAGPAGLGLLIVGTTLIAAALVVHRLPKTLRAACAVIGLALITGSALQTPAAPFMTANAGQTPFSEDRLVALRAKGQPVLVDMTAAWCLTCKVNERIALSDKRVLAAMQAQHIVYMVGDWTDRNAQITRYLTQFGRSGVPLYVYYAPGKNPQLLPQLLTPDIVLKTLKTGN, via the coding sequence ATGGTGCGTTCGTTAATCCGTATCTGTCTGACATTGGCCGCGCTGATCATATCTCTGCCTTCACAGAGCCTGGCCGCAGTGCGTTCCGGCCATATGACGGCCACTCTTGACGCCGGTTCTGGCCTGATCGCACCCGGCGGCGACGCCCTGATCGCCGTCACCCAGACGCCCGATCCCGGCTGGCATACCTACTGGATCAATCCGGGCGAAACCGGTTTTGCCGCCGATATAGACCTGACCCTGCCTGCGGGCCTGAAAGCGGGCAGCACGCTCTGGCCAACGCCGCGCAGGCTCGTCTATGATGGTGTTGTTAACTATGGCTTTGACCAGCCCGTCACCGCCTGGGTGCGCGTGCATAATAACAGCCACCTGCCCGCGCGTTCGGTTGTACCGGTTGCGGTGCATCTCGAATCGCTTGTCTGTCAGGATACATGCGAACCCGTCAGCTTCGATCTGAAAACCCGGCTGAAAATCGACCCTTCCGCCCCGGCCCCGGCCATGCCCCCGTCCGTGCCAACCGCCATCTCGGCACCTGCCAGTTATGCCTTGTCGGGCAGAACACTGCGTCTGGGTTTCAGCCTGCCCGGCGATGTGGCCCTGCGCAACGACTTCCTGCATCCGCAGGGCGCCTATGTGTTCAGCGAGGATGAAAGCCTGATCGCACCCGCCGCCGCCCAGACCATCAACGCGGGGCCGCAGGGCTTCACTATCACCTTACCCAGTTCGGCCAGCCTCCTGCCCGATCAGGCCACTCTGGTGATCGCCTTTCCGGATGGCCACGCCGCCCGCTTGATCGCCCATAAGGGCTCCCTGCCCGCCGGTATCTCCGTGCCGACGTCACAAGGCAGAGCCAACGCTATCTCAACCCCCATGATCTGGGCCGTGATCCTGGCATTTTTGGGCGGGCTGGTGCTCAATCTGATGCCGTGCGTCTTCCCGATCCTGTCGATGAAACTGCTGGCCCTGACCCGCGCCGGTCACCATCACGCTCTGGCGCGGCGCGAAGCCCTGATCTATGGGCTGGGCGCGCTCTTGAGCTTTGTCGGCCTGTCGCTGATGCTGGATGCGGCGCGTGGACTGGGCGAGGTGGTGGGTTGGGGCTTTCAGTTACAATCGCCCTTCGTGACGGCAGCCTTAAGCCTTTTGATGCTGCTGGTCGGCCTCAATCTGTCGGGACTGTTCGAGATCGGCGGATCGCTTCAGGCCGCCGCCGGAAACCAGACTCTTGGCCGTCACCCCAATCTCGCCGCTTTTATGACCGGCGTACTGGCCGTGGTGGTGGCCGCGCCGTGCAGCGCGCCCTTCATGGCCACCGCCACCGGCGTGGCGCTGGCGCGTGGCGGCTGGGCCTCAATAGCCATCTTTACCGCGCTTGGCCTGGGCTTTGCCGCCCCCTTCGTGGCCCTCACCTTCGGCCTGACATGGATGCCGTCCCTGGCGAAGCGCATCCCAAGACCGGGGCCGTGGATGGATCGTCTGCGCCACCTCCTGGCCGTACCCATGTATCTGGCTGCCGTGTGGATGGGATGGGTCTTCTGGCAGCAGGCCGGGCCTGCCGGACTGGGGCTGCTGATTGTCGGCACGACGCTGATCGCGGCGGCTCTGGTGGTGCATCGCCTGCCAAAAACCCTGCGCGCCGCCTGCGCCGTGATCGGTCTGGCTCTCATCACCGGCTCGGCCCTGCAAACGCCCGCCGCACCGTTTATGACCGCCAATGCTGGTCAGACCCCCTTTTCCGAAGACAGGCTGGTCGCCTTACGCGCCAAGGGCCAGCCTGTGCTGGTCGATATGACCGCCGCCTGGTGCCTGACCTGCAAGGTCAATGAGCGCATAGCGCTGTCGGACAAGCGGGTTCTGGCCGCCATGCAGGCGCAGCACATCGTGTATATGGTCGGCGACTGGACGGATCGTAATGCGCAGATCACGCGCTATCTGACGCAGTTTGGCCGCTCCGGCGTACCACTCTATGTCTATTATGCACCGGGAAAAAACCCGCAGCTTCTGCCACAGCTTCTGACGCCAGACATCGTGCTGAAGACGCTGAAGACCGGCAATTGA
- a CDS encoding FAD:protein FMN transferase, producing METAESLECLEDGFVYHFNAMHSPCEVRIETDDAWLAEQAGRVVEIEAQRIERTYSRYRDDSVIGCINGAAGKPVRVDRETCALLDFADRAWRLSGGRFDITSGVLRRVWRFDGSDQVPSRAQIAAVRPLIGWGKVRWQDEEITLAEGQEIDFGGFGKEYAVDCAINALRRQMRAACLVNFGGDLRVTGPRKDGQRWRIGIEDAIQPGVMAGRLEISDGALTTSGDARRFLLRDGVRYSHILDPRTAMPVRDPPRSVTVAAPTCIEAGFCPPWPCFMVAGRKNFLKKKAYVHGAFVNPYLSDIGRADHISAFTEPGRSAFRPYDGHS from the coding sequence ATGGAGACAGCCGAAAGCCTTGAGTGCCTGGAAGACGGCTTTGTCTATCATTTCAATGCGATGCATTCGCCGTGCGAAGTGCGGATCGAGACAGACGACGCCTGGCTGGCCGAACAGGCTGGCCGGGTGGTTGAAATCGAGGCGCAGCGCATCGAGCGCACCTATAGCCGATACCGCGACGACAGCGTGATCGGCTGCATCAATGGCGCGGCGGGCAAGCCTGTCCGGGTGGATCGTGAGACGTGTGCCCTGCTTGATTTCGCCGACCGGGCCTGGCGTCTGAGCGGCGGGAGGTTTGATATTACCTCCGGCGTTCTGCGTCGTGTCTGGCGGTTTGACGGTTCCGATCAGGTGCCGTCGCGCGCCCAGATTGCCGCTGTCCGCCCGCTGATCGGTTGGGGCAAGGTGCGTTGGCAGGATGAGGAAATCACTCTGGCGGAAGGTCAGGAGATCGACTTTGGCGGTTTTGGCAAGGAATATGCCGTCGATTGCGCGATCAACGCCCTGCGTCGCCAGATGCGCGCCGCCTGCCTTGTCAATTTTGGCGGTGACCTGCGCGTGACAGGGCCGCGCAAGGACGGCCAGCGCTGGCGTATCGGCATCGAAGACGCCATCCAGCCGGGGGTTATGGCCGGACGGCTGGAGATCAGCGATGGTGCCCTGACCACCAGCGGCGATGCGCGACGCTTCCTGCTCAGGGACGGCGTGCGCTATTCGCATATTCTCGATCCGCGCACCGCCATGCCGGTCAGGGATCCGCCGCGCTCGGTGACCGTGGCCGCCCCGACCTGTATCGAGGCCGGTTTTTGTCCACCCTGGCCATGCTTCATGGTCGCCGGGCGGAAAAATTTCTTAAAAAAGAAGGCATACGTGCATGGTGCGTTCGTTAATCCGTATCTGTCTGACATTGGCCGCGCTGATCATATCTCTGCCTTCACAGAGCCTGGCCGCAGTGCGTTCCGGCCATATGACGGCCACTCTTGA
- a CDS encoding DUF3570 domain-containing protein, which produces MQLNRKKRRLTAALGLITAGLFVAAGTHAQDVSQNINDDTSTDANLTRVDSAILFYQEASGRVKAIEPVTSVTFNDDSGDSLHVKLTADTLTGATPNGAAPWTGVQTFITPSKTQGQQTTVTSASGNSQLVPIPGTNVKARQYTAAANSLPVDTGFRDQRYAVDLGYTGTLDNGDRLSLGGALSTEHDYGSMSANIGYARDFNDKNTTASIALNLESDTSRPYLGTPTPFTEMNGSVKSGNRKKTVVDMVAGVTQVMNRYWLVQLNYSLGDTSGYQTDPYRIISVVDGTTGAPVRYLYESRPSSRVRQSLYLGNKLALWGTVADISARLYHDSWGINAETLEVAERIPLGSRLYVEPNVRYYHQTKANFFHDYLIDGQALPANASSDSRLGAFNATTIGLKIGMRVLGNDELYLRAASYQQTGTQHPSYAIGDLKQENLFTGIKATSVIIGYNFAFY; this is translated from the coding sequence ATGCAACTGAACAGAAAAAAACGCCGACTGACAGCGGCACTGGGCCTGATAACAGCCGGTTTGTTCGTTGCGGCAGGCACCCATGCTCAGGATGTCAGTCAGAATATCAATGATGACACCTCAACCGATGCCAACCTGACGCGGGTGGACAGCGCCATCCTCTTCTATCAGGAAGCTAGCGGGCGGGTGAAGGCCATCGAGCCGGTGACCAGCGTTACTTTCAATGACGACAGCGGCGACAGCCTGCACGTTAAACTGACCGCCGACACCCTGACCGGAGCCACCCCCAATGGCGCGGCCCCGTGGACCGGTGTGCAGACCTTCATCACCCCGTCGAAGACGCAGGGCCAGCAAACCACGGTGACCAGCGCGTCTGGCAACAGCCAGCTTGTGCCTATACCCGGCACCAACGTAAAGGCGCGCCAATATACGGCAGCCGCCAATAGCCTGCCCGTCGATACGGGCTTCCGCGACCAGCGCTATGCCGTTGATCTCGGCTATACCGGCACGCTCGACAATGGCGACCGGTTGAGCCTGGGCGGCGCGCTGTCCACTGAACACGACTACGGCTCGATGTCGGCCAATATCGGCTATGCGCGTGATTTCAATGACAAGAACACCACGGCATCGATTGCCCTCAATCTCGAATCCGATACCTCCAGGCCCTATCTGGGCACGCCGACACCGTTCACTGAAATGAACGGTAGCGTAAAAAGCGGCAACCGCAAGAAAACGGTCGTCGATATGGTGGCGGGCGTCACCCAGGTGATGAATCGCTACTGGCTGGTACAGCTCAACTATTCGCTGGGCGACACCTCTGGCTATCAGACCGATCCCTATCGCATCATCTCGGTGGTCGATGGCACGACAGGCGCGCCCGTCCGGTATCTCTATGAGAGCAGGCCGTCATCGCGGGTGCGCCAGAGTCTCTATCTTGGCAATAAGCTGGCCCTTTGGGGCACGGTGGCCGATATATCGGCACGGCTTTATCACGATAGCTGGGGCATCAATGCCGAGACGCTGGAGGTGGCTGAGCGCATTCCTCTGGGGTCGCGTCTCTATGTCGAGCCCAATGTCCGCTATTACCACCAGACCAAGGCCAACTTCTTCCATGACTATCTGATCGATGGTCAGGCCCTGCCGGCCAATGCGTCTTCAGATAGCCGTCTGGGCGCCTTCAACGCCACGACCATCGGCCTGAAGATCGGGATGCGGGTGCTGGGTAATGACGAACTTTATCTGCGCGCCGCCAGCTACCAGCAAACCGGCACGCAGCACCCCTCCTATGCCATTGGCGATCTGAAGCAGGAGAATCTGTTCACCGGCATCAAGGCCACCAGCGTCATTATCGGCTATAATTTCGCCTTCTACTGA
- a CDS encoding DUF4266 domain-containing protein has product MKSKLMRIAAQAAGGCLLLGAFASMGGCSSLGAKAWNRDLMARRSMQPVTHPLIAAADDHIYFSKEGASGGRTFDGGGCGCN; this is encoded by the coding sequence ATGAAAAGTAAACTCATGCGTATCGCCGCGCAGGCGGCGGGCGGCTGCCTGCTGCTGGGTGCCTTTGCCTCTATGGGCGGTTGTTCCTCGCTTGGTGCCAAGGCCTGGAACCGCGACCTGATGGCGCGCCGTTCGATGCAGCCGGTCACCCATCCGCTGATCGCCGCAGCCGACGACCATATCTATTTTTCCAAGGAAGGCGCTTCGGGCGGCCGCACCTTTGACGGAGGCGGCTGCGGATGCAACTGA
- a CDS encoding TlpA disulfide reductase family protein, which translates to MVLKFSMPRLSIWTALAAGAIVFGSAFPALAGAPLDLSAYKGKVVYLDFWASWCHPCEQSFPYMEQLKSRYGSDGLVIVAVNVDHSRDRADSFLKRVGSDLKVVYDADGKLAQRFRVSDMPTSLLIGRDGRVRYTHKGFHPEQTTAYNDQLVELLDEK; encoded by the coding sequence ATGGTCCTGAAATTTTCTATGCCGCGCCTGTCCATCTGGACAGCCCTCGCCGCGGGGGCGATTGTCTTCGGCAGCGCCTTTCCGGCCCTGGCCGGCGCGCCGCTCGATCTGTCCGCCTATAAGGGCAAGGTCGTCTATCTCGACTTCTGGGCCTCGTGGTGCCATCCGTGCGAGCAGTCCTTCCCCTATATGGAGCAGTTAAAATCGCGCTACGGATCAGACGGTCTGGTGATCGTGGCTGTCAATGTCGATCACAGCCGCGACCGCGCCGATAGTTTTCTCAAGCGCGTCGGCAGCGATCTGAAGGTCGTTTATGACGCCGATGGCAAGCTGGCCCAGCGCTTCAGGGTCAGCGACATGCCGACCAGCCTGCTGATCGGGCGCGATGGCCGCGTACGCTATACCCACAAGGGTTTTCACCCCGAACAGACCACGGCCTATAACGACCAGCTCGTGGAGCTTCTCGATGAAAAGTAA